Genomic DNA from Lactuca sativa cultivar Salinas chromosome 8, Lsat_Salinas_v11, whole genome shotgun sequence:
CtcgcaattatagttattagacttatccaagtaggagactgttggattaggtgtctaaggccataactaaaattggtatgtacttgatttgatagtagcatggtcctgttgggttgccttcactttagcaacttgacaggataacATATGGAGAGAGAggttaataaaaaatttattaatatatattatgaaagtaatatattaattagaaatcatattatttgattagtatttaatcggaaattaatttggaattaattttgtgattaaaggaAACCGATTAAAAGAATAAGGGTTGTTTTGTAAATCATTGATAGTTACAAAATTAGGCTGCTGGACTCCTTTAGAATGCAGTGGATGAAAaactatagggaggccctatagatttcgtccaaggctccTAGAGGAGTAGTCCATGGGCTACTTAAGACCTAagaaggaaattagggtttccacctgaaaaccctagtagcctcaCCTATTTAAAGACCCCAAGACTTAGGGTTTTTGGCCAATGCTAAGAGCATAGAAACCCTAGCTGATTTTTTTGCAtattccctcctctctcctctcatcctcttactacaagtgtttgtgagccattagaggtgcaacacttgacgcactaagctttcaagagtcaagatcgACAAAGGAattcttgttattactatataacaagcaaggtaatcttctaaaCCCTTTTCATATGTAAGTTTTGAATTATATATGCTAGATCTGGGGTTTTGCTTTGGaattcaatttgcatgttcaattagtgaaaaacttagatccaaagcaattagggttgcatgatcacatatgatgttattatgctcaaaacccatcaactttaTCGCAGCCAACTGATCATATAGGGTTTTGAAGGCACGACCGGATTCTGCAACAGATTTGGCTCCTTTCTGAATCAAACGAAGCTGATTAGGGAGGTTATGAACCCTTTCAATTGATGAGTTACCATAATCTTTTTCGATGGCAACCTATATTTGTCTAGCGGTAGTCATACGCACGATAGAGGTGATAGCTTCTTCTGATAACGAAGCTTGCAGACTGATGATGCTCCGTTGATTGGTACTGACCTAGGACGTGAATTCAGGGTTCACGACTGCTTTGTTTTCAACGGTGATGGTGTTGGGTGGGCACGGGAGGGATCCATCGACATATGAGATCAAGTATTGATAGGTTAAGATAGGGTTCATCTGATTCTTCCATTAAAAGTATTTGTGGAATTGAGTTTAATTGTTATCATGTGCAAAAAAGTATTCAACGTGATTGAAGCATCATAGGTGTTGGCCATGGAAGGAAGAGGGAAGAACAGAGGAAGAAGAAAGGACGGAAGTGAGAGGGGCAGGGAGAGAAAGCATAAGATGAATGGGGAGAGCTTTAAGGCTCTATACCATGACAGTAAAATGAATTGAGTGAATCCATATGACATCAGGAGGTATCTATAAATAGATACAAAATATACAATAAAGGAATGAAGAAATAAGAGAAATACAACAATATCCTCTACACATATTAAATACTAGAAGGTGATGAGTCGTTATTGAGTCGATATGTTCGGTCCAAGTTCACGATAATTTGTGGCATTTATTTAAGTGAATTATGTCTCACATACTCCATTTCTAACATGTATGTAAGGTACAAGACAAAAGTGAAGACTATTAGTGCTCGATGCAGGCACAAATTTTGAGTATCGTGAAATGATGAGCACATAAGGATTAGCTTATGGGAGGAGAAAAGAACCTTAGGTATTTACATTTAAGATATAAAATATCTACGAACATAATGCATGTCATCTCTATGGCTATTGAACTTCgtaacatgtttttaagttgtttgtaacgtgtaaaattatgttataaatatctatttgttatccaaaaaatagtttcttttagtCCAAACAATAACTTCTTTTAGCCCAAATAAGGTAACCTAAAATCAACCAGGGGCGGGGGAACGGGGGCAGGGGCAGGGGTCAGAAGGGGAATTCGGGAGCGGGAGCGGGGTGGAAAGGATGGAGATtttgggggcgggggcgggggaacgggaaaattttgggggcgggggcgggggatgcaatccccgtcccgtttgcccccATTGACATCCCTATATATAGATTAAAAAGGTATATCACGTTGCTAGATATAATAACAAAATATGATGACACGGTTTAGTTTCATTTGGTACTTTCCGCAAttgaaaatcaaacaaaaataatCTGCTTGTAGCCTCAACAAAGCGATCGTGCTTTTTTATGGGTTCCAAATGTATAAAGTAACAAAACAGCAATCGAATACGTAAACTTATTGAAGTCGAAACAGAGCTAATTGGAGTGTAATGATGATCCGGAAAAAACTTAAATAGctaatcaaataaaaaaacatatatattgtAAAATTGATGTGTATTAAATATGATTTAGCTCGGttctaaaaaaaaataataaataaataaataaaaactttcaGTTTTTCTTCAACAATGTAGTTTTGTAAAAGCAGCTGAATTATTGAATTACAGTTTTCCAGTTATTTTTAATAGTAGtttgttaatttattaaagtTCGTTTTCAGAAACGAAACGAGATTCGTTCCGGGTTGAACGTTGGTGTGAAAAGTCAACAAGATGATATTCCATTTATGACTTCTTGAGTAAACCAGAAACCCTATCCAAGCCACAATGAAACAAGCATTTCTGATTTTGATTTCATTGTTGTTCTTGTTGTTGAGTAGTAGCAATCGGTTTGTGTTACTAGCAGTAAAGCCAGAGATCCATCATGATCAGTGCAAAGCTTGGCTTGTCCAATCCATTCCCACTGACATGCCTCAGCTCTCTCTCGTTCCCGGCGTTCTATCCACCGGTAAGTCGTCTATCACGCCTTGTTTTCATCAGGTATATTCGTTGATGACGCACGTATCAATTCGATTTCACTTCTGATTTTGAAATTGGAAAATTAGCTTTTCTGGTATCAAATTTGAAATACGGATTGTTCTATGTAATCGTCAGATTGTTCGTAATAATTCACTATCGAAATCTGTAACAATCGCATCGCTTTACCACTGAGAATCCGTTATGTTTCCTCATATTCGTCATTTATCCTCTCACCAGTAAATTCAATTTGTTTAACTTAGCACATTTATGATTTAATGCATATGATCAGCGGACGTGTTTAGATGGTTAGCTGGAAACTCTTCGGACAAATTGGACATAATGGCACAGTACTGGCAACTAATCGCACAACCTAATGATCCTCGTTCTGGAGATTATGGATACTCTGAAGAAAGCATGAAGAATTTTGGTTCTGGTGATGGCTCAAGTGTATATAAATCCATTGAAGACGCTGCTGATCGTGATGTCAATGTTAGGTATATTTTATTGCTTACGTCAACATCGGTCTTATCTATAATTTCTTCTACTTTTTTACAGGCTTTTGCAGCATTCAGGAGTATATCCTGATTACACAGAAGAACCCTCCGCGCTTGCTTCAGGGAGGCCAAATGTACAGAATGTAACCTTATTGATTAAGGATTGGTTTGAATCAGGTGTGCTCCATGCTAAAGTTTGGATATCAGATTCTACAGATGTTTATATTGGATCTGCTAACAATGACTGGAAATCTCTCACTCAGGTAACTTCTAATAAGCCACGAATTTGTTGTgatatttttaaataagttattgggTTGTATTTATGTTTGATTTCTATAGGTGAAGGAAGTTGGAATCTATCTTGTTAACTGTCCAGAAATAGCCAAAAAGGTTGAAATCTTCTATAATAACTTATGGAAACTCGGATCTTTGAATTCTTCTGATTACACACGAAAGATATGGGATCAACAATGGCAGATCAGTAGAACAGTACCTTGTTGGTCACATTTCATACCATCTAAACAAAGATGCAGGTACGTCAATTCCAATTTCATTTATCATTTTTCACAATTCTCATCAAAACTTTATTAATATTTCTACAGATCACCTCTTCCTCCTTATGTTGAAGTTCCACACACATCTGGCTATCCGCTACTAACAGACCCTTCAACATTCAAAACATCCATTCAAACCCCTGGATGCAATTATTCAAATTCAAAACCTCAATCAAGCTATCTCTCTTTTGCTCCACCAGAGGTCCAAAATCTTTTGGTCTCATTGATTCcatatttgtaatttcttaataTGGTTTTATATGTTCATATAAATGCCATGATTTATGAACTGCAGCTCTCATTTGGGAAGTACCAGGCGGATGAACAGGCATGGATTGAAACAATTAAATCAGTAAAAGATGGTGAAACTGTGCGAATCAGTACCATGGATTGGCTTGGTCAATCTGAATACTCAAAGCAAACAGTTTACTGGTCATCATTATCCACAGCAATATCAGAGGTTCCATTTCtttttattacaacattgtattttCTTATTGAAGGCATCATTCCCTATTAACTATGTTGAAAAATGCAGGTCATCTTCTCTAAGCATGCAAAAGTGAAGATACTAGTAGCATACTGGTCACATTTTATAGCAAACACAGATCAGTATCTAAAATCTCTTCTTTATTCCAATAATCTATGCTCTTCTTCACCAGACAACAAATGTGCTGGGAAAATCGAGATAAAATACTATATGGTCCCTGGTTATAATTCAACTGGGGCTGCTGTTATTAATGGGACAAGTACAGGAAATAAGTATCCTGGTTTTGGTAGGGTTAACCATGGTAAATATGCGGTTAGTGACACGCGTGCACATATAGGGACAAGTAATTTGATGTGGGATTATTTTTATGCGACAGTTGGGGTAAGTTTTGGGACGTATAATCCGGGAATTGTGGGGCAGCTTCAGAAGATATTTGATGCTGACTGGGATTCTCCTTATGCTGTACCTGTTCAGCCATTACAGGATGGGCATGCTTTTTCAAGCTGAGGGGATTTAGTTTTCTTGCTTAGAATAAAGTTAGATTATGGCATTGTCAATTGTGTATTTGGTAGGTGAATGTTCTTGTTTGGACTTttgctttttctttttttctttttttgtttgtatCACTCAACAAAAAAAATTCAGCATCTAATGAAAAAAACTACACATCATTTACTTGTATTCCATATAATATACCAATACACATCAGTTTTGAATTTCTAATATAAAATGATAATTTACTAATGCATAAGAGTCCCAGATAAACAGTTGGATGAACTAGATCAACACCTCCAAAAATGGGATAACAAAATCATAATTAAATAGATGGATAATGGAAAGACGGTTATAAGGGCAAATCAAAGTATTTATTTGGAGTATAGAAtatcatttacttaatcaatgtggtaattatccaaattatatataaaagccaacattttattctttttaattcgGAAAAGGTATGAATATCAGTCTTATGTATGTATGTAAATGTATATAAATTCATATCAATTTATAAAGTTATTGTGCATGAACAAAAAAtggtaaaaatgaaaaatataaagtGGCCATTCCAAAAAACAATTCCGTTGCCGGGACTTGAACCCGGGTCTCTCGGGTGAGAGCCGAGTATCCTAACCAACTAGACTACAACGGATTTATGTTTTACGTTTAGCAATTCGTAATATCTATGAATATTTCTGATGTATGAACCCTTTAACCAGTTGTCGACCCTGTGTCTCAAAATAAATTTTATGTTGTCACTTGGCACAATGTGCACTTCTATCCCTTTTTTTTTCCCTATACGTCTTTTGATGCTATTACGAATGTTTTACGTGATAATAAAAATGTCATTGTTTTTAGACATTCTACATTATTACGAATACATGTTATCCTTTTATCCCACCGTGATACTCAAACAACAGAGAAATCAATAAGTTTTAACAAAATTACATATGTGATCAACATATTTGTCTACTATATTTGTTGACAAAAACATCATACGTTTGTTGCATAAAATCTTTATTGATTGGACTGATTCGTGTTGAATTAGGATATATTTATATCTTTTAATAAGAATCAAAACCAATCGGATTGACACTATTTTGTCCATTTTCTTTTCTGATACATGACCCTTTTCtttcttttgtattatttttgctTTCTATTAATCTAGATTTAGACAAACTTGATATTCAACAGAAGCTTATCTCAGTCACATTGTTTAAAAagttatacactttaattaaaagGCAATCCAAGCAGCATCCATGATGATAAGTAGTGCCAATCAATCAAATTCTGCTGTTCCCCACCCTTGACCTaccaatataataaaaaaaactaccaTCTCTAAGAAACGTTACATCTCATCATATTTAAAAAGTGGATAATATCATATAACATCAGACTATAGTTCACAACTCTGCAACCATTACATAAACATGGTCCAGGTTCACTCTTTTCCAATGCATAATTCTTTCAGTAAAAAAAACACTGTGTCTTCATCCGATTCATAAAAAAACAACAAGATGAAAcacccgcacacacacacacaacaagtTTCTCTAAAGTTTGAAGTTATCATCATGTCCATAAAAGCATCAACAACATATGCTTTAAAAGCTTACGGATTAAGAGCTTGAGCATGATGACGAATGTGATCATCAATGAAAGAGGCTATGAAATAATAGGAGTGATCATAACCAGGCTGCATACGCAACAAAAGAGGAGCTTTCACATTCCTACATGCCTCATCAAACTtgtttggcaacaactgattctcaTGCAAAAACTTGTCATCATCTCCCTACACAAACAATAATAAACAAATCTATAAGACTAAGGGGATAACTGAAAAAGCTCAATTTCAATTTCCAAACTTCTACCTGGTCAATCATGATGGTAGCTGCAAcatcattgaactttttaatcaGGCAAGTGGCATCGTATTCCTGCATATTTTATGAGTTATTTCAATGACTATGAACACATGTTTCTTGTTGCTATATgcaagaatttatatttaaagatatatatataccTCCCAAGCAGTCTTATCATCACCCAGATAGTTTGTGAATGCCTTTTGACCCCATGGACAATTAATGGGATTCACAATAGGTGCAAATGCTGACACTGACTGCAAAAAGAAGAATTAATAGATGAACAAAATGATCCCAATAAATATCATATGATTATGAAACATCAAACATACCTTGTATTTGTCTAGGTTTTTCAAATAGATTGTAAGTGCTCCATGTCCACCCATAGAATGACCACTTATGGATGCCCTTGATGTATCAAGCTGAGGGAAGTTATCACTTAGAAGTTGTGGAAGTTCCTTGACTATGTAGTCATACATTTGCCAGTTCTTCCATTTCTCTACAGTAGCATTAAGATAAAATCCAGCACCTGAAAAAAATGTAAAcatttcaaatcaaactttttgttTGTAGTTATATATTATTTGGACAAAGAAGAGACACAAAGACATTAACTAATaactaataatattaatataaagtctTTGATTTCCTGTAACATACCAACACCAAAATCATAGCTGTCTGCTTCCCCCTCCACATTTAGGCCTCCTATATCAGAACATAGAGAGCTAGTAATTTCCATGATCTTAAGTAAAAACCAGATatatgaaaaaggtttcaaataaaaaaaatgggtGAATTACTTGGAGATGTATCTGGAACAATCAAAGCAATGCCTTCAGTTGATGCAACTCGCTGAGCACCTGACTTGATAATGAAGTTTTCATCATTGCAAGTAAGACCAGAGAGCCAGTATAGTACCTAAACCATAAAACCAAATATTGAAGTCTGTTAGAACCCTTTTACCCAAACAAGGAAAGAAATTTGTGatgaaatttattaaaaataacaatATGTATTCTCTTGTCTTATTTGTTGATGTATGTGTATGTGGTTAAAGGCAGACATATATGTTTTCTTGCATGGATTTGTATATTAACATAGATCCCCTTTTCATCCCTCTATGCTTATTAGCCCTAGTGATTATACTTCTTGTTTTCCCAAACATCTAAAAACAACTAAGATCAAAATGACTAAACGGCACAAACCCAACGATCGAAAACCCTAAACCAAAACAGTAAAACAGCGATCTAATAACAAATGTCATAAAATGATAAGCAGTAAACAACCTAAAACACTTTTAAAATGTAAGCATGTAAACAAAATAAGGATCAACGAGTTGTTGACTTATATGGCGAAGTAGATTTACAGGGAATCTTTGATCAGGAGAAGTTGAGGGAGGGAAATAGATGTGGAAGTTCATGGAGCAACCGAGGGTCGGGGATTGATGCTTGTATCGTTTATTGAAACCTTCAAACATTTTGGAGCTGCCGATTTCCGTTGGTTTGCTGCTCGCCATCGTTGTTGCTTTGGTTGTGCGTTTTGGATTTGTTGGTGAGATGATGAGATGAGTGCTGCTGTTAAATGTTAGTGAGAAAAAGGGGTTTTATATGTGGGGAGTCGAGCTCGCTATGAACCACATAAGCGTACTTACACCTGTTTAGATCGATAAGGTGGGCGTCTCTTCTCAATAATTTTGCTAATTATCCAAAGAGAAATGTTTGATAAAATCTTAATTATCCAAAGGAATTGTACGATAAAaatcttaatattttattttaatttatttataaaaaaaatttaattaccaGTAAAAATAACgatttgattatttttttttaattttaacggTTTCAATATTTACCCGATTTTgttaaagtctcattattttactataattTCATTAAAGTCTTATTATTGAAACTGATTAATCGAAAAAATGgtcaaatcgtcatttttaccgATAATTATGACTTGTTCGTAAATAAATTTTAGTTTTGAATTTTTCGTAAATTAGGGTGAAATATGAGAAGTTTTCCGAAGATGTCctttatttaaaaacaaaaatgcaATAATGAATATGTGGTATATCGAAAATTGTCATTTTTGTCCAAAAAGATTTAGACCAATATCGTggtctaaaactttcattttgttatgttttttgtCTAatctattttgattttttttcaaaatgatagATTTGACCTTATTAATATCatttttttgttatttctttttctgatttttagaattaaaaaaataacaagaaaataaaaataaatttactcCTAATAAACCCACCCAAACCCCACCCCACccatccatctctctctctctctcacacacacacacacacacatacttcgCTGGAAACCACCCCTACTGTCGGAAACCACCGTCATCACTGGAAACCGCCACCATTTTCACCAGAAAACCGCCATCATCATCGTTGGAATATCTGAAAGACGACATGTACCTCTTCGTCGGAACGCCTTCGATCTGAAAACCCTCGTTGGATATTTCTAGATATGTTCGACACTATAGTACTCACCCTCTTTCTCAAGTTGTCCTTTTCCAGCTCGATTTCTGGCAGACGGCGATGGTGGTTTCCAAATAGTTTGCACATATTTATAAGTCTGGATGCCCCTTGCATCATCGTCGACGAATTGTGGCTCACGTTTACGACAAATTGTGGCTCAATTTTGTCCTTCCCTACACGAGTTTCCTTCTCCGGTGATGTCATATAATGCAAGAGTTCCTTTCCATTTTTCCAGGTGGAGATGAAGGATGACGGATATCTCTCGATCTGTTTTGGTAGTCGTTCGACAGCTTCGGAGAAGGCAGTGAGAATGGGAAAACGGAGATTTGCAAAGTTGTTTggagctagggttttcaaaacgtaAACCACCTCAAATCTAGAAAGACGAAGACGAAAAAGCGATGGTAGTGGTTTCAGATctatgaa
This window encodes:
- the LOC111920115 gene encoding uncharacterized protein LOC111920115, translating into MKQAFLILISLLFLLLSSSNRFVLLAVKPEIHHDQCKAWLVQSIPTDMPQLSLVPGVLSTADVFRWLAGNSSDKLDIMAQYWQLIAQPNDPRSGDYGYSEESMKNFGSGDGSSVYKSIEDAADRDVNVRLLQHSGVYPDYTEEPSALASGRPNVQNVTLLIKDWFESGVLHAKVWISDSTDVYIGSANNDWKSLTQVKEVGIYLVNCPEIAKKVEIFYNNLWKLGSLNSSDYTRKIWDQQWQISRTVPCWSHFIPSKQRCRSPLPPYVEVPHTSGYPLLTDPSTFKTSIQTPGCNYSNSKPQSSYLSFAPPELSFGKYQADEQAWIETIKSVKDGETVRISTMDWLGQSEYSKQTVYWSSLSTAISEVIFSKHAKVKILVAYWSHFIANTDQYLKSLLYSNNLCSSSPDNKCAGKIEIKYYMVPGYNSTGAAVINGTSTGNKYPGFGRVNHGKYAVSDTRAHIGTSNLMWDYFYATVGVSFGTYNPGIVGQLQKIFDADWDSPYAVPVQPLQDGHAFSS
- the LOC111920116 gene encoding S-formylglutathione hydrolase yields the protein MASSKPTEIGSSKMFEGFNKRYKHQSPTLGCSMNFHIYFPPSTSPDQRFPVLYWLSGLTCNDENFIIKSGAQRVASTEGIALIVPDTSPRGLNVEGEADSYDFGVGAGFYLNATVEKWKNWQMYDYIVKELPQLLSDNFPQLDTSRASISGHSMGGHGALTIYLKNLDKYKSVSAFAPIVNPINCPWGQKAFTNYLGDDKTAWEEYDATCLIKKFNDVAATIMIDQGDDDKFLHENQLLPNKFDEACRNVKAPLLLRMQPGYDHSYYFIASFIDDHIRHHAQALNPSRVGNSRI